A stretch of the Thiomicrorhabdus indica genome encodes the following:
- the lspA gene encoding signal peptidase II: MTSTALKTLWIAVLVIIFDHITKYLAVTNLTFGEPVPVIDHLNWTLAYNYGAAFSFLADMGGWQRWFFVVLAFGMTVFMLWWLKKLPAKITTEVVALNLVIGGAIGNVIDRILEGRVTDFIDFYIGAWHYATFNVADIAISLGAALLIFSEFFLKKDKESVAK; the protein is encoded by the coding sequence ATGACTTCAACGGCTTTAAAAACCTTATGGATTGCTGTTCTGGTAATCATTTTTGATCACATCACTAAATACCTTGCGGTGACAAATTTAACCTTTGGTGAGCCGGTTCCAGTGATAGATCATTTGAACTGGACGTTGGCCTATAACTATGGCGCGGCCTTTAGTTTCTTGGCCGATATGGGCGGTTGGCAACGTTGGTTTTTTGTGGTTTTGGCATTTGGAATGACAGTGTTTATGTTGTGGTGGCTTAAGAAGTTACCTGCCAAAATCACGACTGAAGTCGTGGCCCTAAATTTGGTAATTGGTGGCGCAATTGGCAATGTGATTGACCGAATATTAGAAGGGCGTGTGACAGACTTTATTGATTTCTATATTGGTGCTTGGCACTATGCCACTTTCAATGTTGCTGATATCGCTATCTCCTTGGGTGCCGCTTTATTGATATTTAGTGAGTTTTTTTTGAAAAAAGATAAAGAGAGTGTTGCTAAGTAA
- the murJ gene encoding murein biosynthesis integral membrane protein MurJ, translated as MKRIIKAAVTVGSMTMISRILGFLRDVIIAKYFGATAGADAFFVAFKIPNFFRRLFAEGAFSQAFVPVLAEAKEKRGKEAVKQLVDAIAFRLGGILLLLTAFGVFGSSLWMMVFAPGFIDDPEKFNLASDMLAITFPYLLLISLVAFSSAIMNTYSQFAVPAFTPVFLNLVLISFAVFVSPLLEIPVMALAWGVLVAGVVQLLFHLPFLYKLGLLPHPTRKTDPGVGEVKRLMIPALFGVSVAQINLLVDTILASFLVTGSVSWLYYSDRLMEFPLGVFGVALATVVLPGLSKKAANENWQGFQEDLDSALRLVFLIGVPAMLGLLVLAQPLVVSLFHYGAFTNHDVNMASMSLMAYSFGLLGFILVKILAPAFYARKDMKTPVKVAIVALVANMVFNLLLIGPFAHVGLAAATSISAFMNAGLLFWYLRKQKVFAPQAGWFKLSVQIGLANLAMVVFIIWLDPLSYEWLEFDVWQRLGWLMMIVIGAICVYGAALLALGLNPKRFIRKA; from the coding sequence TTGAAACGAATTATTAAAGCGGCAGTAACCGTTGGTAGCATGACCATGATTTCACGCATTTTAGGGTTTTTGCGTGATGTGATTATCGCTAAATATTTTGGGGCGACGGCGGGGGCCGATGCGTTTTTCGTTGCGTTCAAAATTCCCAATTTCTTTCGTCGATTGTTTGCTGAAGGTGCCTTTTCTCAGGCGTTCGTGCCAGTGTTGGCGGAGGCGAAAGAAAAACGGGGAAAAGAAGCTGTCAAGCAACTGGTTGATGCGATTGCTTTTCGACTCGGTGGTATTTTGCTATTGCTAACCGCTTTTGGTGTTTTTGGATCTTCACTTTGGATGATGGTGTTTGCACCGGGTTTTATTGATGACCCTGAAAAGTTCAATCTTGCTTCTGATATGCTGGCCATTACTTTTCCTTATTTGCTGTTGATTTCTCTAGTCGCTTTTTCTTCTGCGATTATGAACACCTATAGCCAATTTGCCGTACCAGCCTTTACACCTGTTTTTTTGAATTTAGTGCTGATTTCTTTTGCTGTATTTGTTTCACCGCTGCTTGAAATTCCTGTGATGGCGTTAGCTTGGGGGGTGTTGGTTGCAGGAGTGGTACAGCTACTGTTTCATTTGCCATTTTTGTATAAACTCGGGCTCTTACCGCATCCAACACGTAAAACTGATCCTGGCGTTGGTGAGGTTAAACGCTTAATGATTCCTGCGTTATTTGGGGTATCGGTTGCACAAATTAATTTATTGGTCGATACCATTCTTGCATCGTTTTTGGTGACGGGATCTGTTTCTTGGTTATATTATTCTGACCGCCTAATGGAGTTTCCGCTTGGAGTGTTTGGAGTCGCTTTGGCCACAGTTGTGTTACCAGGGCTGTCTAAAAAAGCAGCAAACGAAAACTGGCAAGGATTTCAGGAAGATTTAGATTCAGCTTTGCGTTTGGTGTTTTTAATCGGTGTGCCGGCAATGCTTGGGCTTTTGGTTTTGGCGCAGCCCTTAGTTGTGAGCCTTTTCCATTACGGAGCCTTTACCAATCATGATGTAAATATGGCAAGCATGAGCTTAATGGCTTATTCATTTGGTTTACTTGGTTTTATTTTGGTCAAAATTCTCGCGCCAGCCTTCTATGCGCGAAAAGACATGAAAACCCCTGTAAAAGTTGCGATTGTTGCTCTTGTAGCGAATATGGTGTTTAACTTGTTATTAATTGGCCCATTTGCACACGTTGGTTTGGCCGCAGCAACGTCGATTTCTGCCTTTATGAATGCTGGGTTGTTGTTTTGGTATTTGCGCAAGCAAAAAGTATTTGCACCACAAGCAGGTTGGTTCAAGCTAAGTGTTCAAATTGGATTGGCAAACCTAGCAATGGTTGTTTTCATTATTTGGCTGGATCCGCTTTCATATGAATGGTTAGAGTTTGACGTTTGGCAGCGTTTAGGTTGGTTAATGATGATTGTCATTGGTGCTATTTGTGTTTATGGCGCAGCTTTATTAGCGCTAGGCCTTAATCCTAAACGGTTTATTCGCAAGGCGTAA
- the rpsT gene encoding 30S ribosomal protein S20 — MANSAQAAKRARQAEKNRQHNVAMRSDMRTAVKKVLAAIAEGNKEQANELFRVAQSKLDGMARKGIIHKNKAARSKSRINARIKAMA; from the coding sequence ATGGCAAACTCAGCACAAGCCGCTAAGCGCGCACGTCAAGCCGAAAAAAATCGTCAACATAACGTAGCAATGCGTTCTGATATGCGTACTGCAGTTAAAAAAGTTCTTGCAGCGATTGCAGAAGGTAACAAAGAACAAGCAAATGAGTTGTTCCGTGTTGCCCAATCAAAATTAGATGGCATGGCGCGTAAAGGCATCATCCACAAGAACAAAGCAGCTCGTTCAAAAAGCCGCATCAACGCTCGCATCAAAGCAATGGCATAA
- the ileS gene encoding isoleucine--tRNA ligase produces the protein MSKDNNQKDYKPTLNLPETDFPMRGNLPNREPKQVEQWLSDDLYQTVREHMAGRPKFILHDGPPYANGNIHIGHAVNKVLKDMIVKSKGLSGFDAPFVPGWDCHGLPIELNVEKKKGKVGQKIGATEFRQECRNYAQKQVDGQMADFQRLGVMADWKKPYLTKDFKFEADEIRALAKIIENGHLVKGTKPVYWSVGGRSALAEAEVEYENKRSKSIDVRFKVVDEAAFFERCHHVEDHTGEGPLSVVIWTTTPWTLPANQAVSINPELEYSVVQVEGEHGPERLFLAEAMIKDAMDRWGFDKYKVIAYGRGEQFDLIRLQHPFYERIVPLILGEHVTTDAGTGCVHTAPGHGVEDFEVGKKYDLEVDCPVDNNGNYVAGTPIFEGENVLKVDDHVLEVLKEHHSLVHIEIIEHSYPHCWRTKTPLIFRATPQWFISMEAAGLRDNAIKAIPAVEWVPEWGQNRIEGMIEGRPDWCISRQRFWGVPITIFIHKVTGEMHPNTVELMQKVAEMVEEKSIDAWYDLDVAEFLGDDAENYEQVTDILDVWFDSGISHQTVLKEREELSAPADLYLEGSDQHRGWFQSSLLTALATDGEAPYKQVLTHGFTVDKDGKKMSKSKGNVIAPQDISNKYGADILRLWISAADYRYEMTVSDEIISRTADAYRRIRNTGRFLLANINGFNPVTDMVAYDDLLPLDKWAIGFAAKLQEEILEAYESYNFLDIYQKVTHFCSIELGAFYLDVIKDRQYTCKSDGLARRSAQTALYHIVEAMTRWIAPILSFTAEELWREIPGERTKTVFVSEWYTALTALDESTEMNSAYWAKMMEVRSAVSKQLEGLRNEKVIKGSLTAQVTLYAEDTLYAEIAKLSEELRFVLITSEAKVLPAGEKTDAAIESEMAGLWVEATATEHAKCARCWHHREEVGSIEGHEDLCQRCVDNTEGSGETRHFA, from the coding sequence ATGAGCAAAGACAACAACCAAAAAGATTACAAGCCGACCTTGAACCTTCCGGAGACTGATTTCCCTATGCGAGGGAATCTACCTAACCGTGAGCCGAAACAGGTTGAGCAGTGGTTAAGTGATGACCTTTACCAAACAGTGCGTGAGCATATGGCCGGTCGTCCAAAGTTTATTTTGCACGACGGACCTCCATATGCGAACGGCAATATTCACATTGGTCACGCGGTCAACAAGGTCTTGAAAGACATGATTGTCAAATCCAAAGGGTTGAGCGGTTTTGATGCTCCGTTTGTACCGGGTTGGGATTGTCACGGTTTGCCGATTGAGCTGAATGTTGAAAAGAAAAAAGGCAAGGTTGGCCAGAAAATTGGCGCGACTGAATTTCGCCAAGAATGTCGTAATTATGCTCAAAAGCAGGTTGATGGCCAAATGGCTGATTTCCAGCGTTTAGGTGTGATGGCGGATTGGAAAAAACCTTACCTAACTAAAGACTTTAAATTTGAAGCTGATGAAATCCGTGCTTTGGCAAAAATCATTGAAAACGGTCACTTAGTCAAAGGCACCAAGCCGGTTTATTGGTCGGTTGGTGGTCGTTCGGCTTTGGCAGAAGCAGAAGTCGAATACGAAAACAAGCGCTCTAAATCGATCGATGTGCGATTCAAGGTGGTTGATGAAGCGGCTTTCTTTGAACGTTGTCATCATGTTGAAGACCATACTGGAGAAGGGCCTCTTTCGGTAGTGATTTGGACGACAACGCCATGGACTTTGCCGGCGAACCAAGCTGTCTCGATTAATCCCGAGCTTGAATACTCTGTGGTACAAGTTGAGGGCGAACATGGTCCAGAACGTTTGTTCTTAGCTGAAGCGATGATTAAAGACGCCATGGATCGTTGGGGCTTTGATAAGTACAAAGTGATTGCTTATGGTCGTGGTGAGCAGTTTGATTTGATTCGTCTGCAGCATCCGTTCTATGAGCGCATTGTGCCATTGATTTTGGGTGAGCATGTCACAACGGATGCCGGTACAGGCTGTGTCCATACAGCTCCGGGGCATGGTGTGGAAGATTTCGAGGTCGGTAAAAAGTATGACCTTGAAGTGGATTGCCCAGTCGATAACAACGGGAACTATGTAGCTGGTACGCCTATTTTCGAGGGCGAAAATGTTCTGAAAGTCGATGACCATGTGTTAGAAGTTCTGAAAGAGCATCATTCCTTGGTGCATATTGAAATTATTGAACACAGTTATCCTCACTGTTGGCGTACCAAAACGCCATTGATTTTCCGTGCTACACCGCAATGGTTTATTTCGATGGAAGCTGCCGGTTTGCGTGATAATGCGATAAAAGCGATTCCAGCAGTGGAGTGGGTGCCTGAATGGGGACAAAACAGAATTGAAGGCATGATTGAAGGACGACCTGATTGGTGTATTTCGCGTCAGCGTTTCTGGGGTGTGCCAATCACCATCTTTATTCATAAGGTTACCGGTGAAATGCATCCAAACACGGTTGAGTTAATGCAAAAAGTCGCCGAAATGGTTGAAGAGAAATCAATTGATGCTTGGTATGACTTAGACGTTGCAGAGTTCTTGGGCGATGATGCGGAAAACTATGAGCAGGTTACGGACATTTTAGATGTATGGTTTGATTCAGGGATTTCACATCAAACGGTTTTAAAAGAACGTGAAGAACTTTCTGCACCGGCAGATTTGTATTTAGAAGGTTCTGACCAACACCGTGGTTGGTTCCAATCCTCACTGTTGACGGCACTGGCAACTGATGGTGAAGCACCGTACAAACAAGTTTTGACGCATGGTTTTACCGTGGATAAAGACGGTAAGAAAATGTCGAAATCGAAAGGAAATGTGATTGCACCGCAAGATATTTCCAATAAATATGGTGCCGATATTCTACGTTTATGGATTTCTGCGGCGGACTACCGCTATGAAATGACGGTATCAGACGAAATCATTAGTCGTACCGCGGATGCCTATCGCCGTATTCGTAATACAGGGCGTTTCTTGTTGGCAAACATCAATGGCTTTAATCCTGTAACCGACATGGTGGCATATGATGACTTATTACCCTTGGATAAGTGGGCAATTGGTTTTGCGGCTAAACTTCAAGAAGAAATCCTTGAAGCTTATGAAAGCTACAATTTCTTGGATATTTACCAAAAAGTAACGCATTTCTGTTCGATTGAGTTAGGTGCTTTCTATTTGGATGTGATTAAAGACCGTCAATATACGTGTAAATCCGATGGTCTTGCGCGTCGTTCTGCGCAAACGGCTTTGTATCATATCGTTGAAGCGATGACGCGTTGGATTGCACCAATCTTGAGTTTTACTGCCGAAGAACTTTGGCGTGAAATCCCTGGAGAGCGTACCAAAACAGTGTTTGTTTCTGAATGGTACACTGCGCTAACGGCTCTGGATGAAAGCACAGAAATGAATTCAGCCTACTGGGCGAAAATGATGGAAGTGCGTTCTGCGGTATCAAAACAGTTAGAAGGTTTACGTAATGAAAAAGTTATTAAAGGGTCGCTAACGGCTCAAGTCACTTTGTATGCTGAAGATACGTTATATGCAGAAATTGCCAAACTGAGTGAAGAGTTACGTTTTGTGTTAATTACTTCAGAGGCGAAAGTCTTACCGGCCGGTGAAAAAACGGATGCGGCGATTGAATCTGAAATGGCAGGCCTATGGGTTGAAGCGACAGCAACTGAACATGCAAAATGTGCTCGTTGTTGGCATCACCGTGAAGAAGTGGGTTCAATAGAAGGGCATGAAGATCTTTGTCAGCGTTGTGTGGATAATACCGAGGGTAGTGGAGAAACACGCCACTTCGCTTAA
- a CDS encoding motility protein A codes for MHISLSALFGFILGIGLFASAVFFNTDNYLMFFSLSSLLMVIGGTIAAAMISYDGRYVALAFKEILSTMVSSKVNPVKLYEDVGELIDWSKIIRTQGLVKLERIIELPDEETSFLNQSFVFLLSGYKGAHLYNLLQHSRESIYESNMRPAKVLLTMASTAPAFGMVGTLVGLIIMLNSMEGDPSKIGGGLAVALLTTLYGVLMAQLVLKPAARKLEHKQDLEAQRNLILTEGIVLLSEGATPLVIQDTMNSYLHPNFQFRKVAKH; via the coding sequence ATGCATATTTCACTTAGCGCACTTTTTGGATTCATTCTCGGTATCGGCTTATTTGCATCAGCAGTGTTCTTTAACACCGACAATTATTTGATGTTTTTCAGCCTTTCAAGCTTACTCATGGTAATAGGCGGAACCATTGCCGCAGCGATGATTTCCTATGATGGCCGCTATGTCGCACTCGCTTTTAAAGAGATCTTATCGACCATGGTCTCTTCCAAAGTCAATCCAGTAAAGCTGTATGAAGATGTCGGTGAACTCATTGATTGGTCAAAAATCATTCGTACCCAAGGACTGGTGAAACTTGAACGTATTATTGAACTGCCAGACGAAGAAACCAGCTTTTTGAATCAATCATTCGTTTTTTTGCTCTCGGGTTACAAGGGCGCACACTTATACAATCTTCTACAACACTCTCGTGAATCTATTTACGAGAGCAATATGCGTCCAGCCAAAGTCCTGTTAACGATGGCATCGACGGCACCGGCATTTGGTATGGTCGGAACGCTGGTGGGTTTAATCATTATGTTGAACTCAATGGAGGGCGATCCTTCCAAAATCGGTGGAGGCCTAGCGGTCGCACTGTTAACGACCCTTTACGGGGTTTTGATGGCTCAGCTGGTACTCAAACCGGCGGCTCGAAAACTGGAACACAAACAAGACTTGGAAGCGCAACGCAACCTGATTCTGACAGAAGGAATCGTCTTACTCTCGGAAGGTGCAACGCCACTGGTGATCCAAGACACAATGAATTCTTATCTCCACCCTAACTTCCAGTTCCGCAAAGTAGCAAAACACTAA
- a CDS encoding pseudouridine synthase, whose protein sequence is MRRLKRSRLDRFIAHHAQISMREVQLLLAKGAIQINRQPAVSKQQMVSQFDQIEINGQRLNSIEACYLMLNKPVGVLSATVDTQFQTVIDFVPDEFCAHKETLHYAGRLDRSSSGLMLLTNDSSWSRAISEPRKKINKHYLVSLEKPLKFSDIDDFAKGFYFEYEQQWTQPAKLEVIETNVAKVVISEGKYHQIKRMFAKCDNRVMKLHRYRIGDIVLDKSLPAGGIRALTANEISSIGNCTE, encoded by the coding sequence GTGAGAAGGTTAAAACGTTCTAGGCTTGATCGGTTTATTGCGCATCATGCCCAAATCTCAATGCGAGAGGTTCAGTTATTGCTGGCAAAAGGGGCGATTCAAATTAATCGTCAACCGGCTGTGTCTAAACAGCAAATGGTGTCTCAATTCGATCAAATTGAGATTAATGGCCAACGGCTAAATTCAATTGAAGCGTGTTATTTGATGTTAAATAAACCGGTCGGAGTGTTAAGTGCGACGGTAGATACACAATTTCAAACAGTGATCGATTTCGTACCGGACGAATTTTGCGCGCATAAAGAAACATTACATTATGCTGGGCGTTTAGACCGTTCGAGTTCAGGGTTAATGTTATTGACCAATGACAGCTCTTGGTCTCGCGCCATTTCTGAACCTAGGAAAAAAATCAATAAACATTATTTGGTTTCTTTAGAAAAACCACTCAAATTCAGCGATATTGATGATTTTGCAAAGGGTTTCTATTTTGAATACGAGCAGCAGTGGACGCAACCGGCCAAACTAGAGGTTATAGAGACAAATGTTGCGAAAGTAGTTATAAGTGAAGGTAAATATCATCAAATTAAGCGAATGTTTGCTAAATGTGATAACCGTGTTATGAAATTACATCGTTATCGAATAGGTGATATTGTGCTTGATAAAAGTTTACCGGCCGGTGGAATTCGTGCGTTAACTGCAAATGAAATATCCAGTATTGGAAATTGCACAGAGTAA
- a CDS encoding HD domain-containing phosphohydrolase: MLRFVLPVTLLFAIAIGYFIFQYNLNINASLKADYQRQIDRHQEIIHGYQINSDVTFENLVMQKDVLSILNQAQNTSKDQFIQLHNQLHALLANKYESLKKIAKIRQLHFHMPDGRSFLRMHRPGKFGDLLFDFRYSVKKANIEKKRSHGFEEGRIFNGYRFVYPIIDHNQHLGSVEISLSMKAFTDSLSKVYEGTYCFMLDANIVGEKVFADEKSNYRQSPFGEHYAMDKKVDNELCTRLNPHIDELSTDDDLLIHLKSFKPYSEMIGGFFRFDGFISHFVPLQNIEQETVAYLFSVQRNEEITSLRNRFIYNLMLSILVFIATVVAIIALNKRHQELKTHAEELKTTVLDLTENYENLMKEQTYIKGLLETIFNVIDHLNRLGKVDKLLYASCENLMHYDNYRFVHIHTFNNQINVDISQIAQKDGLKTPELKEFYENIEQEASIQTVLKHGELITVDNLQNKDFAQPIIDYLQSRELSHATFLPIQNKDSHTYGFMILLTTQEQIPEERTLLKKLGTTISQSVTTLNRRDTYEHQLLEKTKNYKFILFEIVDLLEKRHVLTAGRSIRVSKYSKKIATALNLDAKNIATLVDAAMLHDIGNIKTPDNILLKAGILTPQERNMVENHVMYGAKLFERLPGFQQIYETILHHHEYFDGSGYPNGISGEEIPLLSRIIAVADAFEAMTSCWIYKPSIPANKAISELEKHKGSQFDPVIVNIASHVLKDEPLDHLKRSLPTSGTELQRLQYLLCDENTGLFDVRYLDMLALSEFRGMKIEAMQIVTIASLLEQTHQQHSETMNMLGKIFKKFYTNDLSFFVEPNYLILIHLESYDENLQSALLQRLESDKHIHLDIETIVTDNLKEHLQKLQPILASARQRQ; encoded by the coding sequence ATGCTTCGCTTTGTTCTACCTGTGACACTTCTCTTTGCAATCGCCATCGGCTATTTCATCTTTCAATACAACCTAAACATCAACGCAAGCCTAAAAGCTGACTATCAGCGGCAAATCGATCGACACCAAGAAATCATTCATGGATACCAAATCAATAGTGATGTCACATTCGAAAACCTTGTGATGCAAAAAGATGTTTTAAGCATACTTAACCAAGCACAAAACACCTCCAAAGATCAATTCATTCAACTTCATAATCAGCTGCATGCACTTCTGGCAAATAAATATGAAAGCCTAAAAAAAATCGCAAAAATTCGGCAACTGCATTTTCATATGCCAGATGGTCGAAGCTTTTTACGAATGCACCGGCCGGGTAAATTTGGAGACCTGTTGTTTGATTTTCGCTACTCTGTCAAAAAAGCCAATATCGAAAAGAAGCGTTCTCATGGTTTTGAAGAGGGACGAATTTTTAATGGATACAGATTTGTTTACCCCATTATCGACCATAACCAACATTTAGGCAGTGTCGAAATCAGCTTATCGATGAAAGCTTTCACAGACTCATTATCCAAAGTTTATGAAGGCACCTATTGCTTTATGCTTGATGCCAATATTGTTGGGGAAAAAGTCTTTGCAGATGAAAAATCTAATTATCGTCAAAGCCCTTTTGGCGAACACTACGCTATGGATAAAAAAGTCGATAACGAGTTGTGCACGCGCCTAAACCCCCATATTGATGAACTCTCAACCGATGATGACTTACTGATTCACTTAAAAAGCTTTAAACCTTACAGCGAGATGATTGGTGGTTTTTTTAGATTTGACGGCTTTATCAGTCATTTCGTGCCTTTACAGAATATCGAACAAGAAACAGTCGCTTATTTATTCAGTGTTCAGCGAAATGAAGAAATTACGTCCTTACGTAACCGATTCATTTACAACCTTATGTTGTCAATCCTAGTATTTATTGCCACTGTAGTTGCAATTATTGCCCTTAATAAACGCCATCAGGAACTTAAAACGCATGCTGAGGAGCTTAAAACCACCGTTCTCGATCTCACTGAAAATTATGAAAATCTAATGAAAGAACAAACCTACATAAAAGGACTACTCGAAACGATTTTCAATGTTATTGACCACCTCAATCGTCTGGGTAAGGTTGACAAGCTGCTATACGCGAGTTGCGAAAACTTGATGCATTACGACAACTATCGCTTTGTTCATATTCATACTTTTAACAATCAGATTAATGTCGACATTTCACAAATTGCTCAAAAAGATGGTCTAAAAACTCCAGAACTTAAAGAGTTTTATGAAAACATTGAACAAGAGGCATCAATCCAAACGGTTTTAAAGCATGGTGAACTTATTACAGTTGACAACTTACAAAATAAAGACTTTGCTCAGCCCATCATTGACTATTTGCAATCACGCGAACTAAGTCACGCGACTTTTTTGCCAATCCAAAACAAAGATAGTCATACCTATGGCTTTATGATACTGCTCACCACTCAGGAGCAAATACCGGAAGAACGTACACTTCTCAAAAAACTTGGAACCACCATTTCCCAATCCGTCACGACTCTTAACCGTCGAGATACCTATGAACATCAATTATTAGAAAAAACTAAAAACTATAAGTTCATACTATTTGAAATCGTCGACCTGTTAGAAAAACGCCATGTCCTGACCGCTGGACGATCAATTAGAGTGTCAAAATATTCAAAGAAAATTGCAACCGCGCTAAACCTCGATGCCAAAAATATCGCAACCCTTGTTGATGCCGCCATGCTCCATGATATAGGCAATATTAAAACTCCAGACAATATTCTATTAAAAGCCGGAATACTCACCCCACAAGAGAGAAACATGGTAGAAAACCATGTAATGTATGGAGCCAAGCTCTTTGAGCGTTTACCTGGCTTCCAACAGATATATGAAACAATTTTGCATCATCATGAATATTTTGATGGTTCTGGCTACCCAAATGGCATCAGTGGTGAAGAAATACCTTTGCTCTCTCGAATTATTGCTGTAGCGGATGCCTTTGAGGCGATGACTTCCTGTTGGATTTATAAACCCTCCATTCCCGCTAATAAAGCAATTAGTGAACTCGAAAAACATAAAGGGAGTCAATTCGATCCAGTAATTGTCAATATTGCTAGCCATGTATTGAAAGATGAACCTCTAGACCACCTTAAACGAAGCCTGCCGACTTCTGGAACAGAGCTTCAAAGACTGCAATATTTGTTATGCGATGAAAATACCGGATTGTTTGATGTTCGTTACCTTGACATGTTAGCTTTGTCGGAGTTTCGAGGAATGAAAATTGAAGCAATGCAAATTGTTACCATTGCAAGCCTATTGGAGCAGACTCATCAGCAACACTCTGAAACCATGAACATGTTGGGCAAGATATTTAAAAAATTCTATACCAATGACTTGAGCTTTTTTGTTGAGCCGAATTATCTGATATTGATTCATTTAGAAAGCTACGATGAAAATCTTCAATCCGCATTATTACAACGGCTCGAATCAGATAAACATATCCATTTAGATATAGAAACGATTGTCACTGACAATCTCAAAGAGCACCTACAAAAACTACAACCAATATTAGCAAGCGCAAGACAGCGCCAATAA
- the ribF gene encoding bifunctional riboflavin kinase/FAD synthetase — MQLIRGLHNLAIHQAKLAKGCVLTIGNFDGVHLGHQQVLNALHNEAVTRNLPSVVMVFEPLPIEFFSPEKAPVRLMNLREKLQAFDRTEIDYVICVRFNEKFAGLTAGEFVHSVLIDGFNVKHLIVGDDFHFGKGRGGDFAFLQSFGEKSGFSVVKMPTHVFDGNRVSSTRVRAELSKPDLAAVETLIGRSFSFNGRVIHGQKLGRTIGFPTLNLNPKRIQMPVHGVFAVEVLGIADKPWPAVANLGLRPTVDGIRPSIEVHLFDWSEDLYGHHIDVILRKFIRPEMKFNGLEQLQAQIAQDAIKAREFFKL, encoded by the coding sequence ATGCAACTGATTCGCGGTCTTCACAATCTAGCAATTCATCAAGCAAAGCTTGCTAAAGGGTGTGTGCTAACAATCGGTAACTTTGATGGCGTGCATTTAGGGCACCAACAAGTGTTAAACGCTTTGCATAATGAGGCTGTAACGCGAAATCTACCCAGTGTCGTGATGGTGTTTGAGCCTCTGCCGATTGAGTTTTTTTCACCTGAGAAAGCCCCAGTACGCCTAATGAATTTGCGTGAAAAATTGCAGGCATTTGATCGTACTGAAATCGACTATGTGATCTGTGTGCGTTTCAATGAAAAATTTGCGGGCCTAACAGCCGGTGAGTTTGTGCACTCTGTGTTAATTGATGGTTTTAATGTCAAACATTTGATTGTTGGGGATGATTTCCATTTTGGAAAAGGACGTGGTGGCGATTTTGCGTTCTTACAGAGCTTTGGTGAAAAAAGTGGCTTTAGCGTGGTTAAAATGCCCACTCATGTCTTTGATGGCAATCGAGTCAGTAGCACTCGAGTTCGTGCAGAGTTATCAAAACCAGATTTAGCTGCGGTTGAAACCCTGATAGGCCGATCTTTTTCATTCAATGGTCGAGTGATTCATGGTCAAAAGTTAGGACGAACCATAGGTTTTCCAACACTAAACTTGAACCCCAAACGTATTCAGATGCCGGTCCATGGGGTGTTTGCTGTAGAGGTTTTAGGGATTGCGGATAAGCCTTGGCCGGCGGTGGCGAATCTTGGACTTCGCCCAACTGTGGATGGCATACGTCCATCAATTGAAGTGCATTTGTTTGATTGGTCTGAAGATTTATATGGCCACCATATTGATGTGATTTTACGAAAGTTTATTCGCCCCGAAATGAAATTTAATGGTCTTGAGCAACTGCAGGCGCAAATTGCTCAAGATGCTATAAAAGCAAGAGAATTTTTCAAACTTTGA